The nucleotide window CTACGCCACGCGCTCCGGGACGGGCAGGACACCTCGGCAGCCGTGGATGCGGTCGACGCATGGGTGGCGGCCGGCGGGGCCGACCGGGCCGCACCTGTAGATGCCGCGACCGCTGTCGATGCGCTGCTCGGGATCGTCTGAGCGCTACAACGTGTCGTCGCGGCGGCGCAGGTAGCGCTCGAACGCCTTGGCGATCGCCTCGCCGCTGGCCTCGGGGAGCTCGGCGGCGTCATCGCGCCGTTCGAGCGAGGCGATGTAGTCTGCAATCTCGCCGTCCTCCCGGGCGAGCTCGTCGACGCCGTTCTCCCAGGCCAGCGACTGCTCCGGCAGGTCCGCGAGCGGGATGGCGATGTCGAGCGCGTCCTCCACCCGATGCAGCAGAGTCAGCGTGGCCTTCGGGCACGGCGGCTGCGCGACGTAGTGCGGGACGCTCGCCCAGTACGTGACGACCATCCGGCCGGTCTCGGACAACGACTGGTGGAACACGCTGACGACACCTGTGGGTCCCTCGTACCGCGACCGCGAGAGCCCGAGCGACACCGCGGTCGCCTCGTCGGACGCCGAGCCGTTGATGTCGATCGGACGGGTGTGAGGAACGTCGGCGAGCAGCGCAGCCAGGCAGACCACCCGGTCGACGTTGAGCTCGTCCGCGAACTCGGTCAGCTCCTCGCAGAACGCCCGCCAGCGCATGTTCGGCTC belongs to Mycobacteriales bacterium and includes:
- a CDS encoding PAC2 family protein, which encodes MAVERVPGDRPRMMIAAFEGWNDAADAATNAIEHLEREWAATPFAAIDPEDYYDYQVNRPTVRLVDGVSRRIDWPTTRLGLATVGDTEVVLVRGLEPNMRWRAFCEELTEFADELNVDRVVCLAALLADVPHTRPIDINGSASDEATAVSLGLSRSRYEGPTGVVSVFHQSLSETGRMVVTYWASVPHYVAQPPCPKATLTLLHRVEDALDIAIPLADLPEQSLAWENGVDELAREDGEIADYIASLERRDDAAELPEASGEAIAKAFERYLRRRDDTL